The genomic window CTTTGATGCCATCCTAATTgacgaggaagaaaaaaaagatctgcCTTCTTTGTGTGTACTTACATAAGGGGAGGCCGTCTTGTCCGCCTGCGAGAAAGCCTGCCAGCTGTTTGACATGCGCGCCCACTCGGGGGTCCACCCGTGTTTGGGTGCCGTGGACCTGGTACCCATCTACCccttgggggaggacgtgggACCTGACGACTGTGCTCGAGAATCTCGCGGTCAGCTTCTGTTTGGGCGCGTGTTCTTTTGTGGAGGTCCGGAGCGCTCATGTTGGGCTTCTTCCTGTCTGTCTCTGCTCTTTGCCGGACTTGCTCAGCCATCGCCGCGGGCCTCACCCGGCGAGTGCCGGGCACCAGCGTCTTCCTCTTCGGGTGGGCGGATGCCCCTCTTCAACGGGGGCTGGCTCAGCGGAGGAAGGAGATGGGCTGGTTCCGGAAGACGGCGGACTCCAACGGCGTCGGGCCCGTGTCGAACAAACGCTTTGGCCTCACCGGTAATGGCATGACGCTTCGATCCAAAAGAAATttgttctcatttttttttttttttttacggcagGTATCGGGGCCAGTCCTTACGTCATGAACTGCAACGTGACTATCGACACTCAAGACCTGAGCGTGGGCCGGCGCATCGCCGCCGCcctcagggaatcggcgccgggAGGTCTTCCGGGGGTCCAAGTCCTGGCCTTGCCGCACGAGGGGGCCGTGGAAATCGCCTGCAACGTGGAGAGCGTGCCGGGGCTTCCGCCGGGGCTTCCGCCGGGGCTTCCCCCGGGGCTTCCGCCGGGCCAGAGGGGCGCCGCAGCGCCCTGGCCGTCCTTCAGCATCGCGGGTCAGCCCTACTGCCACGTTCCGGCGTCTCTCATCGCCGCCAGGGTGGCCGAGCTGGCGGACGAGCACGGGGTTGCCACCGGGGGCGCCGTTTTGGCGGGCTTCACCCCCAACGAGTGCCGGGCCTTAGCCGAGACGGCTCTGTCTCGAGGGATGGCTGAATTTTGGAAAGAGCGGCAAAGTGTACGCATGTGAAAATAAATTGGGCTTCAGCAAAGTATTCTCTTTTTCAATGACTCGGATTTGCAGATGAACGGTGATGCTTCATTGTGGAAGCTTCTTTATTGCGCCAGTGAGTAGGACGCCTGCTTAAGTGACAAACAGCACCCCATGAGCAGTTTCCCGTTTTGTTGTAGATACCGGCCGACTTCCCGCCTTGGACTATCAAGCAAAAGCGGCCGACTTGTGCCATTGTGCCAGCACCCTGAAGATCAACTGATTCCCTTTAGGTGAGTTCTGCTACGTTCACTGTCGCTTTGACTGGCCACTCATGAATGGTTGGTTTCCTTTCTTTTCAAGTTACATAAGCTGAGCGGGGCCCCTCTTTGAGGCCCTTGTCATTGGCCGGCCTCCAGCTACGCTTCTGGCATCTCTGCTTCTTTTGCTGCATCTTTTCCGTTTTGGCATGGGCTGCATTTTGAAGGCGGAGCGTGCGCATCCTGCGCATATGCACACGCcgtgcctgcccgcctgcccgcctgcctgcctgcctgcctgcctgtcaggctgccgagcatcaCGGCTCCATCTAGGTCAAAGCAGAAGCCCAGAGGGATTCTCCTGCaacggcgcacacacacacacacacatgcatgcatgcgtgcatgcATCTTCATATGAGCGCATCTTTCAACCGTTCACGTGCTCAATATTGGCTCAGCCGACTTGTAATTTGGCTCAAGACCAGCGTGACTAAGCGCACTCGGGAGCGAGTCTTCTCCATCCTAAAAGAGACACTTAAGTGCATTttgggtgtgcgtgcgtgcgtgcctgcgcaCCATTTGATCTAACGCAGCCTGGCAGCGTACCACCCGAGATGCGAGcgagcgcacgcacgcacgcatgtgtGACGGCGGGCGGGCGCCGAGAAAATAGAGGAGCTTATTTCCTCACGTCGTCCTCCGCCGCCAAGCCTGCTATAAATACACGCAGCTCTCTGTTGCAGCGCTGTAAAAGCAGATCCCTTCCCTTCCTtgccctgccccgccccgcccccaccACATTTGGGTTTAGAAAAGACTATTTTAGTCTTCTATCTTTTGCAATACTCAAATTCAACATCTGAATAGCAAGTTGTCCCTTTTCCCCCCCAATCCAAAAATCCTTCTGTTAATATCCCAAATGTCTGCAATGCCTTTTCTCTTGTCAGACTGCAAAACTGGgttaagggaggggaggggaggggaggtggGAGTGCatgcaacaaacaaacaaacaatccaCTTTCATGCCCCCCAAATGCGCTGGCTCCACACGCGTCACCACCTATGAAGCGTGGCCCTGGACTCCGAGccggcccagcccagccccCCGCCGTCCACACATGTTCAGCATCCTCTGGGCAGCTGAGGAACCCAAAGagcgagaggagagagagagagagagagagagagcggcgAGGTGGAAACGCGGCTGAGCATCACAGGGAGACACAAATAGAGCCATAAAGCGGCAAATTAGGCACCGTGAGCGTGAGGGGGGGAGGAAGAAcaccaagaggaggaggaggagcggagcggagcggagctGCTGAGTCCTTGGCAGAGCCCTGCTAGATAGAATCCCCATTCTCTGCTTCCCCTTCATCCATATTTTTTGCTCTCCTTCCCTTCTTTTTTGTGCGCAAGGATGCGAGCGCCTGCTGCCAGATGCTCCTGATGCCGGATGCGGGCGTCCGCACGGGCGGGCCCGGATGGATGCGCTGCTGCAGCCGCCGACGCTGCTGCCGCCACTGACCCAGATTACCCGCTGCGCTCCGGGGATGTAACGTCCATCTCTGACGAGGTAAggacaggagcag from Syngnathus scovelli strain Florida chromosome 8, RoL_Ssco_1.2, whole genome shotgun sequence includes these protein-coding regions:
- the ftcdnl1 gene encoding formiminotransferase N-terminal subdomain-containing protein, whose amino-acid sequence is MSTTALGRRLVTCLLNVSEARKADLVESVAKAALYDSQGVGREATAVLNIFNDRDYNRSVITIVAAIEAIGEAVLSACEKACQLFDMRAHSGVHPCLGAVDLVPIYPLGEDVGPDDCARESRAIAAGLTRRVPGTSVFLFGWADAPLQRGLAQRRKEMGWFRKTADSNGVGPVSNKRFGLTGIGASPYVMNCNVTIDTQDLSVGRRIAAALRESAPGGLPGVQVLALPHEGAVEIACNVESVPGLPPGLPPGLPPGLPPGQRGAAAPWPSFSIAGQPYCHVPASLIAARVAELADEHGVATGGAVLAGFTPNECRALAETALSRGMAEFWKERQSVRM